From the genome of Syntrophus gentianae, one region includes:
- the nrdR gene encoding transcriptional regulator NrdR, giving the protein MKCPFCGDAESKVMDSRVSRDGNAIRRRRECLACGRRFTTYEYIEEIMPTVVKKDGRREPFDRNKIRNGVRKACQKRPISTETMESLVANVERFCQEYSGEEMSSSRIGEKVMQLLKDLDGVAYVRFASVYRQFRDVKDFLEELKEFQDEKKEDEP; this is encoded by the coding sequence ATGAAATGCCCCTTCTGTGGCGACGCTGAGAGTAAGGTCATGGATTCCCGGGTCAGCCGGGACGGCAATGCCATCCGGCGGAGGCGCGAGTGTCTGGCCTGCGGCCGGCGCTTTACGACCTATGAGTATATTGAAGAAATTATGCCGACGGTGGTGAAGAAGGATGGCCGGCGGGAACCCTTTGATCGCAACAAGATCCGGAACGGGGTTCGAAAGGCCTGTCAGAAACGGCCCATCAGCACGGAAACCATGGAATCTCTTGTCGCGAACGTGGAACGTTTCTGCCAGGAATATTCCGGTGAAGAAATGTCCTCTTCCCGCATCGGTGAAAAAGTCATGCAGCTTCTCAAGGATCTGGATGGCGTCGCCTATGTGCGGTTTGCCTCCGTTTATCGGCAGTTTCGCGATGTCAAAGATTTTCTGGAGGAGCTTAAAGAATTCCAGGACGAAAAAAAAGAGGACGAACCTTAG
- a CDS encoding riboflavin synthase has translation MFTGIIQGMGTVLRLSRRGEDALLEIETAMDLTDVRIGDSIAVNGACLTATTVSRRSFAADVSAETLARTDLAFFSPGQRVNLEKALRLTDFLGGHIVLGHIDGLGKIAECSVKSGSIIFRIEIEGNLSRYLVPKGSVAVDGVSLTVNRCEENAFYVNMIPHTAEKTTLAFKKKGDWVNIETDILGKYVERLFSSEEKKEGGITRELLMKQGFLK, from the coding sequence ATGTTTACCGGGATTATTCAGGGGATGGGGACGGTCCTCCGCCTGTCGAGGCGAGGTGAAGACGCCTTGCTGGAAATCGAGACGGCCATGGATCTTACCGATGTCCGCATCGGGGACAGCATTGCCGTGAATGGAGCCTGTCTCACCGCAACGACCGTCAGCCGCCGGAGTTTTGCCGCCGATGTTTCCGCAGAGACGCTCGCCCGGACGGATCTCGCCTTTTTTTCCCCGGGGCAGCGGGTCAATCTGGAGAAAGCCCTCCGCCTGACCGATTTTCTGGGGGGGCACATTGTCCTCGGTCACATCGATGGCCTGGGAAAGATTGCAGAATGCTCCGTTAAATCCGGTTCCATTATTTTCCGAATTGAGATAGAAGGAAATTTAAGCCGCTATCTTGTCCCCAAAGGCTCCGTGGCCGTTGATGGAGTCAGCCTCACGGTGAACCGCTGTGAGGAGAATGCCTTTTATGTTAATATGATTCCCCATACAGCGGAGAAAACGACGCTGGCATTTAAAAAAAAGGGCGACTGGGTGAACATTGAGACCGACATCCTGGGCAAATACGTGGAGCGCCTCTTTTCTTCCGAAGAGAAGAAGGAAGGCGGCATTACCAGGGAATTGTTGATGAAACAGGGATTTTTAAAGTAA
- a CDS encoding deoxycytidylate deaminase, producing MTEGNSRPDWDEYFMDIASLVARRSTCQRRKVGALLVKERRILATGYNGAPTGLRHCLEIGCLREQLQIPSGERHELCRGLHAEQNAIIQAALHGVGIAGATLYCTNHPCVICAKMIINAGIVSVVNLDGYSDKLAAEILGEAGIQVKTL from the coding sequence ATGACAGAAGGGAATTCCCGGCCGGACTGGGACGAATACTTTATGGATATTGCCTCCCTGGTGGCCAGGCGTTCCACCTGTCAACGGAGGAAGGTCGGCGCCCTCCTGGTGAAAGAGCGGAGGATCCTGGCGACCGGTTATAACGGCGCTCCCACGGGTTTGCGGCACTGCCTGGAGATCGGCTGTCTCAGGGAGCAACTTCAGATTCCCTCGGGGGAACGGCACGAACTCTGTCGAGGGCTTCATGCCGAGCAGAATGCCATTATTCAGGCGGCCCTTCACGGTGTGGGGATTGCCGGAGCGACTCTGTACTGTACGAACCATCCCTGTGTGATCTGTGCCAAGATGATCATTAACGCCGGAATTGTTTCCGTAGTGAATCTGGATGGCTATAGTGACAAGCTGGCCGCCGAGATTCTCGGAGAAGCAGGAATCCAGGTAAAAACCCTATGA